A DNA window from Trichosurus vulpecula isolate mTriVul1 chromosome 2, mTriVul1.pri, whole genome shotgun sequence contains the following coding sequences:
- the LOC118839331 gene encoding LOW QUALITY PROTEIN: NADPH--cytochrome P450 reductase-like (The sequence of the model RefSeq protein was modified relative to this genomic sequence to represent the inferred CDS: inserted 1 base in 1 codon): MADVDTSATXSEAGAEDVSLFSVTDMFLFSLIVGLLTYWFFFRKKKEEIPEFTKIQAPEHSPVKESSFVEKMKKTGRNIVVFYGSQTGTAEEFANCLAKDAHCYGMRGMAADPEEYDLADLSSLPEIDNALAVFCMATYGEGDPTDNAQDFYDWLQETDVDLSGVKFAVFALGNKTYEHFNAMGKYVDSRLEQLGAQRIFEVGLGDDDGNLEEDFITWREQFWPAVCEHFGVEATGEECSIRQYELVVHTDENMNKVYTGEMGRLKSHENQKPPFDAKNPFLATVTTNRKLNQGGERHLMHLELDISNSKIRYESGDHVAVYPANDASLVNQLGEILGADLDVVMSLNNLDEESNKKHPFPCPTTYGTALTYHLDITNPPRTNVLYELAQYAGEPAEQEQLRKMASSSGEGKELYLSWVVEARRNILAILQDSPSLRPPIDHLCELLPRLQARYYSIASSSKVHPNSVHICAVVVEYETKSGRINKGVATNWLKAKEPAVENGHKATVPMFVRKSQFRLPFKPTTPVIMIGPGTGIAPFVGFIQERAWLKEQGKEVGETVLYYGCRRSDEDYLYREELAQFQKDGVLSQLNVAFSREQDHKVYVQHLMKQNKEYLWRLIQEGNAHVCVCRDARNMARDVQNVFCEIVSEFGGMNQSQAVDFIKKLMAKGRYSLDVWS, from the exons ATGGCAGATGTGGACACCAGTGCCA CGTCTGAAGCTGGAGCTGAGGACGTCTCCCTTTTCAGCGTGACAGACATGTTTCTCTTTTCACTTATTGTGGGCCTCCTGACCTACTGGTTCTTcttcagaaagaaaaaggaagagatccCAGAGTTCACCAAAATTCAGGCTCCGGAACACTCTCCTGTCAAAGAGAGCAGCTTtgtggagaagatgaagaagacgGGCAGGAACATCGTTGTGTTTTATGGCTCCCAGACGGGCACTGCTGAAGAATTTGCTAACTGCCTCGCCAAAGATGCTCACTGCTATGGAATGCGGGGCATGGCCGCTGACCCCGAAGAGTATGATTTGGCGGATTTGAGCAGCCTTCCGGAAATAGATAATGCCCTGGCAGTGTTCTGCATGGCCACCTATGGGGAGGGGGACCCCACAGACAATGCCCAGGACTTCTATGACTGGCTACAAGAGACAGATGTTGATCTCTCCGGTGTCAAATTTGCGGTGTTTGCTCTAGGGAACAAGACCTACGAACACTTCAATGCGATGGGGAAATACGTGGACAGCCGGCTGGAGCAGCTGGGTGCTCAGCGGATATTTGAAGTGGGGTTAGGGGATGATGATGGGAACCTGGAGGAAGATTTTATCACCTGGAGAGAGCAGTTCTGGCCAGCTGTTTGTGAACATTTTGGAGTCGAAGCTACTGGTGAGGAGTGCAGTATTCGCCAGTATGAGCTAGTGGTGCACACGGACGAGAACATGAACAAAGTGTACACTGGGGAAATGGGCCGGCTGAAGAGCCACGAGAACCAGAAACCGCCTTTTGATGCCAAGAATCCATTCCTGGCTACCGTGACCACGAATCGGAAGTTGAACCAGGGAGGGGAGCGCCACCTCATGCACCTGGagttagacatctcaaactccaaAATCAGGTACGAGTCTGGGGACCATGTTGCTGTGTACCCAGCCAATGATGCTTCACTTGTTAATCAGCTTGGAGAGATCCTGGGTGCCGACCTGGATGTGGTCATGTCTCTGAACAACCTGGATGAGGAGTCCAACAAGAAGCACCCATTCCCCTGCCCCACCACTTACGGCACAGCACTCACCTACCACCTGGACATCACCAATCCCCCCCGGACCAACGTTCTCTACGAGCTGGCGCAGTACGCGGGGGAGCCAGCCGAACAGGAGCAGCTCCGCAAGATGGCGTCCTCGTCGGGCGAGGGCAAGGAGCTGTACCTGAGCTGGGTGGTGGAAGCCAGGAGGAACATCCTGGCCATCCTTCAGGACTCCCCCTCACTGCGGCCCCCCATCGACCACCTGTGTGAGCTGCTGCCCCGCCTGCAGGCCCGCTACTACTCCATCGCCTCCTCCTCCAAGGTTCACCCCAACTCCGTTCACATCTGTGCTGTGGTTGTGGAGTACGAGACCAAGTCTGGCCGGATCAATAAGGGTGTGGCCACTAACTGGCTCAAGGCCAAGGAGCCTGCCGTGGAGAATGGGCACAAGGCCACAGTGCCCATGTTTGTGCGAAAGTCACAGTTCCGCCTGCCCTTCAAGCCCACCACGCCTGTCATCATGATTGGGCCGGGCACCGGCATCGCCCCCTTTGTAGGCTTCATCCAAGAGCGGGCTTGGCTGAAAGAACAGGGTAAGGAAGTCGGCGAGACCGTTCTGTACTACGGCTGCCGGCGTTCGGATGAGGATTACTTGTACCGGGAAGAGCTAGCCCAGTTCCAGAAGGATGGCGTCCTCTCCCAGCTTAACGTGGCCTTCTCCCGGGAGCAGGACCACAAGGTTTACGTGCAGCACCTAATGAAACAGAACAAGGAGTATCTTTGGCGACTGATCCAGGAGGGCAACGCGCATGTCTGTGTGTGCAGGGATGCCCGGAACATGGCTCGTGACGTACAGAATGTGTTCTGCGAGATCGTGTCCGAGTTCGGGGGCATGAACCAGTCACAGGCTGTGGACTTCATCAAGAAACTTATGGCTAAGGGGCGCTATTCTCTGGATGTCTGGAGCTAG